One genomic window of Cupriavidus oxalaticus includes the following:
- the uvrB gene encoding excinuclease ABC subunit UvrB: MSNLAEAAPALDESKFVTFPGSPFQLYQPFPPAGDQPEAIRQLVEGVEDGLSYQTLLGVTGSGKTFTMANTIARLGRPAIVFAPNKTLAAQLYAEFREFFPRNAVEYFVSYYDYYQPEAYVPQRDLFIEKDSSINEHIEQMRLSATKSLLERRDTVIVATVSAIYGIGNPNEYHQMILTLRAGDKISQRDVIARLIAMQYTRNETDFQRGTFRVRGDTIDIFPAEHAEMAVRLEMFDDEVESLQFFDPLTGRVKQKIPRFTVYPSSHYVTPRETVMRAIEAIKDELRDRLEFFHKENRLVEAQRLEQRTRFDLEMLSELGFCKGIENYSRHLSGARPGEPPPTLVDYLPSDALMFLDESHVLIGQLNGMYNGDRARKTTLVEYGFRLPSALDNRPLKFDEFERKMRQVMFVTATPAQFEKDHAGQVVEQVVRPTGLVDPTIIVRPATTQVDDLLSEIHARVEVNERVLVTTLTKRMAEQLTEFLSENGVKVRYLHSDIDTVERVEIIRDLRLGTFDVLVGINLLREGLDIPEVSLVAILDADKEGFLRAERSLIQTIGRAARNVNGTAILYADRMTDSMQKAISETERRRAKQMAFNEANGIVPRGVVKRIKDIIDGVYNASDARAELQAAQEQARYEDMSEKQVSKEIKRLEKLMLDHARNLEFEQAAQVRDQLAKLKAQVFGASGEGVLPPA; the protein is encoded by the coding sequence ATGTCGAACCTCGCAGAAGCCGCGCCGGCCCTGGACGAAAGCAAATTCGTCACATTTCCCGGCTCCCCGTTCCAGCTGTACCAGCCGTTCCCGCCCGCCGGGGACCAGCCGGAGGCGATCCGCCAGCTGGTGGAGGGGGTGGAGGACGGCCTCTCGTACCAGACATTGCTGGGCGTGACCGGGTCGGGCAAGACCTTCACCATGGCCAACACGATCGCCCGGCTGGGACGGCCGGCGATCGTGTTCGCGCCCAACAAGACGCTGGCGGCCCAGCTATATGCCGAGTTTCGCGAGTTCTTCCCGCGCAATGCGGTCGAGTACTTCGTCAGCTACTACGACTACTACCAGCCTGAGGCCTACGTCCCGCAGCGCGACCTGTTCATCGAGAAGGACTCGTCGATCAACGAGCATATCGAGCAGATGCGTCTGTCGGCGACCAAGAGCCTGCTGGAGCGCCGCGACACGGTGATCGTGGCGACGGTTTCTGCGATCTATGGTATCGGCAACCCGAACGAATACCACCAGATGATTCTCACTTTGCGGGCCGGCGACAAGATCAGCCAGCGCGACGTGATCGCGCGCCTGATCGCCATGCAGTACACCCGCAACGAGACCGATTTCCAGCGCGGCACGTTCCGCGTGCGCGGCGACACCATCGACATCTTCCCGGCGGAACACGCCGAGATGGCGGTGCGGCTGGAGATGTTCGACGACGAAGTGGAGTCGCTGCAGTTTTTCGATCCGCTCACCGGACGCGTGAAACAGAAGATCCCGCGCTTCACGGTCTATCCCTCGAGCCACTATGTAACGCCGCGCGAGACCGTGATGCGCGCGATCGAGGCGATCAAGGACGAGCTGCGCGACAGGCTGGAGTTCTTCCACAAGGAAAACCGCCTGGTGGAGGCGCAGCGGCTGGAGCAGCGTACCCGCTTCGATCTCGAAATGCTTTCCGAGCTGGGCTTCTGCAAGGGCATCGAGAACTATTCGCGCCACCTGTCCGGCGCTCGCCCGGGCGAGCCGCCGCCAACGCTGGTCGACTACCTGCCGTCCGATGCGCTGATGTTCCTGGACGAGTCGCACGTGCTGATCGGCCAGCTCAACGGCATGTACAACGGCGACCGCGCGCGCAAGACCACGCTGGTCGAGTACGGCTTCCGGCTGCCGTCGGCGCTGGACAACCGCCCGCTCAAGTTCGACGAATTCGAGCGCAAGATGCGCCAGGTGATGTTCGTCACGGCGACGCCAGCGCAGTTCGAGAAGGACCACGCCGGGCAGGTGGTGGAGCAAGTGGTGCGCCCGACCGGGCTGGTCGATCCGACCATCATCGTGCGTCCGGCGACCACGCAGGTGGACGACCTGCTGTCGGAAATCCACGCGCGCGTGGAGGTCAACGAGCGCGTGCTGGTGACCACGCTGACCAAGCGCATGGCCGAGCAGCTGACCGAGTTCCTGTCCGAGAACGGCGTCAAGGTGCGCTACCTGCACTCGGATATCGATACGGTGGAGCGTGTCGAGATCATCCGCGACCTGCGCCTGGGTACCTTCGACGTGCTGGTCGGCATCAACCTGTTGCGCGAGGGCCTGGATATCCCCGAAGTCTCGCTGGTGGCGATCCTGGACGCGGACAAGGAAGGCTTCCTGCGCGCCGAGCGCTCGCTGATCCAGACCATCGGCCGCGCCGCGCGCAACGTCAATGGCACCGCCATCCTGTATGCCGACCGCATGACCGACTCGATGCAGAAGGCCATCAGCGAGACCGAGCGCCGCCGCGCCAAGCAGATGGCCTTCAACGAGGCCAACGGCATCGTTCCGCGCGGCGTGGTCAAGCGCATCAAGGACATCATCGACGGCGTCTACAACGCCAGCGATGCCAGGGCCGAGCTGCAGGCAGCGCAGGAGCAGGCGCGCTACGAGGACATGAGCGAGAAGCAGGTCTCCAAGGAAATCAAGCGGCTGGAAAAGCTCATGCTCGACCATGCCCGCAACCTGGAGTTCGAGCAGGCGGCACAGGTGCGCGATCAGCTGGCCAAGCTCAAGGCGCAGGTGTTCGGCGCCAGCGGCGAGGGCGTGCTGCCGCCGGCGTGA
- a CDS encoding putative quinol monooxygenase, translating to MVKLGLWVPLEARPGKEQEVGQFLRDGLALVQQETGTAAWFALRLGPSMFGIFDAFADESAREAHLAGKVAAALMARAPELFMGTPPIQKLEVLAAKLPA from the coding sequence ATGGTGAAGCTTGGCCTGTGGGTGCCGCTGGAAGCGCGGCCCGGCAAGGAGCAGGAAGTCGGGCAGTTCCTGCGCGACGGACTGGCGCTGGTGCAGCAGGAGACCGGCACCGCAGCCTGGTTCGCGCTGCGCCTGGGGCCGTCGATGTTCGGCATCTTCGATGCCTTTGCCGATGAGTCCGCGCGCGAGGCACACCTGGCCGGCAAGGTTGCCGCCGCGCTGATGGCCCGGGCGCCGGAACTGTTCATGGGTACGCCGCCGATCCAGAAGCTGGAAGTGCTGGCGGCCAAGCTGCCGGCGTGA
- a CDS encoding low molecular weight protein-tyrosine-phosphatase: protein MKKYAILMCCMGNICRSPTAEGVLRAKLAVAGLEQLVELDSAGTHEYHLGRAPDPRTQRAALRRGYDLSALRARKVGLPDFDRFDLILAMDRENLAGLSRLHPGAGDKLRLLMSFATCHDAEEVPDPYYGEGDGFERVLDYVEDACDGLVAMLRQRLQAAAG, encoded by the coding sequence ATGAAGAAATACGCCATTCTGATGTGTTGCATGGGCAACATCTGCCGCTCGCCAACGGCGGAGGGGGTGCTGCGCGCCAAGCTCGCCGTGGCCGGGCTGGAGCAGCTGGTCGAACTGGACTCGGCCGGCACCCATGAGTACCACCTGGGCCGTGCGCCCGATCCACGCACCCAGCGCGCCGCGCTGCGCCGCGGTTACGACCTGTCGGCGCTGCGCGCCCGCAAGGTCGGCCTGCCTGACTTCGACCGCTTCGACCTGATCCTGGCGATGGACCGCGAAAACCTCGCCGGCCTGTCCCGGCTGCATCCCGGCGCCGGTGACAAGCTTCGCCTGCTGATGAGCTTCGCCACTTGCCACGATGCCGAAGAAGTGCCCGATCCGTACTACGGCGAGGGCGACGGCTTCGAGCGCGTGCTCGACTATGTCGAGGATGCCTGCGATGGGCTGGTCGCGATGCTGCGCCAGCGCCTGCAGGCCGCCGCCGGTTGA
- the iscR gene encoding Fe-S cluster assembly transcriptional regulator IscR, translated as MRLTTKGRFAVTAMIDLAMRQDQGPVTLAGISQRQKISLSYLEQLFGKLRRHEIVESVRGPGGGYSLARKAEDVTVADIIIAVDEPLDATQCGGKGNCNGDDGSGRCMTHELWATLNQKMVEYLDSVSLKNLVDQQRARQPAVLHDMREEAAQPAAAAARGKADKQEKPVRARVVNSVFSLAQS; from the coding sequence ATGAGACTGACCACCAAAGGCCGCTTCGCGGTCACTGCGATGATCGACCTGGCCATGCGCCAGGATCAGGGACCGGTGACGCTCGCCGGCATCAGCCAGCGCCAGAAGATCTCGCTGTCCTACCTGGAACAGCTGTTCGGCAAGCTGCGCCGGCATGAGATCGTCGAAAGCGTGCGCGGCCCGGGCGGTGGCTACAGCCTGGCGCGCAAGGCCGAAGACGTCACGGTGGCGGACATCATCATCGCCGTCGACGAGCCGCTGGACGCCACCCAGTGCGGCGGAAAGGGTAATTGTAACGGAGATGACGGCTCCGGGCGTTGCATGACCCACGAACTGTGGGCAACGCTGAACCAGAAGATGGTCGAGTACCTCGACTCCGTCTCCCTCAAGAACCTGGTCGACCAGCAGCGTGCCCGCCAACCCGCGGTGCTGCACGACATGCGCGAGGAAGCCGCGCAGCCGGCCGCCGCCGCCGCGCGCGGCAAGGCCGACAAGCAGGAAAAGCCGGTCCGGGCGAGGGTGGTGAATTCAGTATTCAGCCTGGCGCAGTCCTGA
- a CDS encoding IscS subfamily cysteine desulfurase, translated as MTMSTPHFPIYMDYSATTPVDPRVADKMIPYLREQFGNPASRSHAYGWDAERAVEEAREQVAALVGADPREIVWTSGATESDNLAIKGAANFYSGKGKHIITVKTEHKAVLDTTRELERQGFEVTYLDVKENGLLDMDVFKQALRPDTILVSVMLVNNEIGVIQDVEQIGEICREKGIIFHCDAAQATGKVAIDLNKLKCDLMSFSAHKTYGPKGIGALYVRRKPRVRIEAQMHGGGHERGMRSGTLAPHQIVGMGEAFRIAREEMATENERIRMLRDRLWNGLSDMEEVYLNGDLEHRVPHNLNVSFNFVEGESLIMAIKDVAVSSGSACTSASLEPSYVLRALGRNDELAHSSIRFTVGRFTTEQEIDFTVELLKSKIGKLRDLSPLWEMFKDGVDLNSIQWAAH; from the coding sequence ATAACGATGAGCACCCCACATTTCCCCATCTACATGGATTACTCGGCCACCACGCCGGTGGACCCGCGCGTGGCGGACAAGATGATTCCGTACCTGCGCGAGCAGTTCGGCAACCCCGCCTCGCGCAGCCATGCGTACGGCTGGGACGCGGAGCGCGCGGTGGAAGAAGCGCGTGAGCAGGTCGCCGCACTGGTCGGCGCCGACCCGCGCGAGATCGTGTGGACGTCGGGTGCGACCGAATCGGACAACCTGGCGATCAAGGGTGCCGCGAACTTCTATTCGGGCAAGGGCAAGCACATCATCACCGTGAAGACCGAGCACAAGGCCGTGCTCGACACCACGCGCGAACTGGAGCGCCAGGGCTTCGAGGTGACCTACCTGGACGTGAAGGAAAACGGCCTGCTCGACATGGACGTGTTCAAGCAGGCACTGCGCCCGGACACGATCCTGGTGTCGGTGATGCTGGTCAACAACGAGATCGGCGTAATCCAGGACGTGGAGCAGATCGGCGAGATCTGCCGCGAGAAGGGCATCATCTTCCACTGCGACGCCGCACAGGCGACCGGCAAGGTGGCGATCGACCTGAACAAGCTGAAGTGCGACCTGATGTCGTTCTCGGCCCACAAGACCTATGGCCCCAAGGGCATCGGCGCGCTGTACGTGCGCCGCAAGCCGCGCGTGCGCATCGAGGCGCAGATGCACGGCGGCGGCCATGAGCGCGGCATGCGCTCGGGCACGCTGGCCCCGCACCAGATCGTCGGCATGGGCGAAGCCTTCCGCATCGCCCGCGAGGAAATGGCCACCGAGAACGAACGCATCCGCATGCTGCGCGACCGCCTCTGGAACGGCCTGTCGGACATGGAAGAGGTCTACCTGAACGGCGACCTGGAACACCGTGTGCCGCACAACCTGAACGTCAGCTTCAACTTCGTCGAGGGCGAGTCGCTGATCATGGCGATCAAGGACGTGGCGGTGTCGTCGGGCTCCGCCTGCACCTCGGCCTCGCTGGAGCCGTCGTACGTGCTGCGCGCGCTGGGCCGCAACGATGAGCTGGCGCACAGCTCGATCCGCTTCACGGTCGGCCGCTTCACCACCGAGCAGGAGATCGACTTCACTGTCGAGCTGCTCAAGTCGAAGATCGGCAAGCTGCGCGACCTGTCGCCGCTGTGGGAAATGTTCAAGGACGGCGTCGACCTGAATTCGATCCAGTGGGCCGCGCACTGA
- the iscU gene encoding Fe-S cluster assembly scaffold IscU, which translates to MSYSTKVLDHYENPRNVGSFDKNDDAVGTGMVGAPACGDVMKLQIKVNEAGVIEDAKFKTYGCGSAIASSSLVTEWVKGKTVDQALEIKNTQIAEELALPPVKIHCSILAEDAIKAAVEDYKKKHGAEQKAA; encoded by the coding sequence ATGTCATACAGCACGAAGGTTCTCGACCACTATGAAAACCCCCGCAACGTCGGTTCGTTCGACAAGAACGACGATGCGGTCGGCACCGGCATGGTCGGCGCCCCGGCTTGCGGCGACGTGATGAAGCTGCAGATCAAGGTCAACGAGGCTGGCGTGATCGAAGACGCCAAGTTCAAGACCTATGGCTGCGGCTCGGCCATCGCCTCGTCGTCGCTGGTGACCGAGTGGGTCAAGGGCAAGACCGTGGACCAGGCGCTGGAGATCAAGAACACCCAGATCGCCGAGGAACTGGCGCTGCCGCCGGTGAAGATCCACTGCTCGATCCTGGCTGAAGACGCGATCAAGGCCGCTGTCGAAGACTACAAGAAGAAGCACGGCGCCGAGCAGAAGGCCGCCTGA
- the iscA gene encoding iron-sulfur cluster assembly protein IscA has protein sequence MITMTEKAAKHVARYLERRGKGVGLRLGVKTTGCSGLAYKLEYVDELLPEDAVFESHGIKVIVDAKSLPYIDGTELDYAREGLNEGFRFNNPNVKDECGCGESFTV, from the coding sequence ATGATCACGATGACCGAGAAGGCGGCCAAGCACGTCGCCCGCTACCTGGAACGCCGCGGCAAGGGCGTGGGCCTGCGCCTGGGCGTGAAGACCACCGGCTGCTCGGGCCTGGCCTACAAGCTGGAGTATGTGGACGAGCTGCTGCCGGAAGACGCGGTGTTCGAGTCGCACGGCATCAAGGTCATCGTCGACGCCAAGAGCCTGCCGTATATCGACGGCACCGAGCTCGACTATGCGCGCGAAGGGTTGAATGAAGGGTTCCGCTTCAACAACCCCAACGTCAAGGACGAGTGCGGCTGCGGCGAGTCCTTCACGGTCTGA
- a CDS encoding DUF3565 domain-containing protein: protein MERSITGFHRDEEGHWVAELDCGHGQHVRHDPPWQLRPWTQSVQGRAGMIGTRVNCLKCDRNEAPAEWALARASQPAGR from the coding sequence GTGGAGCGCAGCATCACCGGGTTCCACCGGGACGAGGAAGGCCACTGGGTGGCCGAACTCGATTGCGGCCATGGCCAGCACGTCCGGCACGATCCGCCGTGGCAGTTGCGGCCGTGGACGCAGAGCGTGCAGGGCCGCGCCGGCATGATCGGCACGCGGGTGAACTGCCTGAAGTGCGACCGCAATGAAGCGCCGGCGGAGTGGGCGCTGGCGCGGGCCAGCCAGCCTGCCGGCCGGTGA
- the hscB gene encoding Fe-S protein assembly co-chaperone HscB — protein MKDDFFALFGLPAQFGVDEAALDAAYRTVQSQAHPDRFANAGDAERRVAMQWAAHANEAYRTLRQPLRRATYLLKLRGVDVQAENNTAMSPAFLMQQMEWREALQEAVEARDVDRLDALLRELRREKRERHAAMGALLDAGDNEAAGGAVRQLMFIEKIEHDTSEAIDRLED, from the coding sequence TTGAAAGACGATTTTTTTGCGCTGTTCGGCCTGCCGGCACAGTTCGGCGTCGACGAGGCCGCGCTGGACGCGGCCTATCGCACCGTGCAGTCGCAGGCGCACCCGGACCGCTTCGCCAACGCCGGCGATGCCGAGCGCCGCGTGGCCATGCAGTGGGCCGCGCATGCCAACGAAGCGTACCGCACGCTGCGCCAGCCGCTGCGCCGCGCGACCTACCTGCTGAAGCTGCGCGGCGTCGACGTGCAGGCGGAGAACAACACCGCCATGTCGCCCGCCTTCCTGATGCAGCAGATGGAGTGGCGTGAAGCACTGCAGGAAGCGGTGGAAGCGCGCGACGTGGACCGCCTCGATGCGCTGCTGCGCGAGCTGCGCCGGGAAAAGCGCGAGCGCCACGCCGCAATGGGCGCGCTGCTCGACGCCGGCGACAACGAAGCCGCCGGTGGCGCGGTCCGCCAGCTGATGTTTATCGAGAAGATCGAGCACGATACCAGCGAGGCTATCGACCGGCTGGAAGACTGA
- the hscA gene encoding Fe-S protein assembly chaperone HscA, whose amino-acid sequence MALLQISEPGMSPAPHQRRLAVGIDLGTTNSLVAAVRSSIPEVLGDERGRALLPSVVRYLPDRTAHIGYRAQDEAVRDPKNTIVSVKRFMGRGLRDVANIEHSPYDFVDAPGMVQIKTAAGVKSPVEISAEILATLRQRAEDTLGDDLVGAVITVPAYFDEAQRQATKDAARLAGLEVLRLLNEPTAAAIAYGLDNAAEGVYAVYDLGGGTFDISVLKLTRGVFEVMATGGDSALGGDDFDQRLLCWIVEQASLQPLSAQDMRLLMVRARAAKEALSEADSTVIDAVLDSGEIVHLTLTDETFEKITANLVQKTLAPVRKALRDAGVTPDDVKGVVLVGGATRMPSIRKAVGDYFGQTPLTNLDPDRVVALGAAMQANLLAGNHAPGEDWLLLDVIPLSLGVETMGGLVEKIIPRNSTIPVARAQEFTTFKDGQTAMAIHVLQGERELASDCRSLARFELRGIPPMVAGAARIRVTYQVDADGLLSVTARETHSGVEASVTVKPSYGLADDDIARMLQDSFREAEHDMKSRALAEERVEADRLVEATERALQTDGDLLSAEERAQVEALIAGVREIARGEDHLAIRATVEKLSHGTDEFAARRMDRSIKSALAGRKVQELG is encoded by the coding sequence ATGGCACTGCTCCAGATTTCCGAACCCGGCATGTCGCCGGCGCCCCACCAACGCCGCCTGGCCGTCGGCATCGACCTCGGCACCACCAACTCGCTGGTGGCCGCGGTACGCAGCAGCATCCCCGAGGTGCTGGGCGACGAGCGCGGCCGCGCGCTGCTGCCTTCGGTCGTGCGCTACCTGCCGGACCGTACCGCGCATATCGGCTACCGGGCCCAGGACGAAGCGGTGCGCGATCCCAAGAACACCATCGTCTCGGTCAAGCGTTTCATGGGCCGCGGCCTGCGCGACGTGGCCAATATCGAGCACAGCCCGTACGATTTCGTCGATGCGCCGGGCATGGTGCAGATCAAGACCGCCGCGGGCGTGAAAAGCCCGGTGGAAATCTCGGCCGAGATCCTGGCCACGCTGCGCCAGCGTGCCGAAGACACGCTGGGCGACGACCTGGTCGGTGCGGTCATCACCGTGCCGGCCTATTTCGATGAGGCACAGCGCCAGGCGACCAAGGACGCCGCGCGCCTGGCCGGCCTGGAAGTGCTGCGCCTGCTGAACGAGCCCACCGCCGCGGCCATTGCCTATGGCCTCGACAACGCCGCCGAAGGCGTCTACGCGGTCTATGACCTGGGCGGCGGCACCTTCGATATCTCGGTGCTCAAGCTCACGCGCGGCGTGTTCGAAGTGATGGCCACCGGCGGCGATTCCGCGCTGGGCGGCGATGACTTCGACCAGCGGCTGCTGTGCTGGATCGTCGAGCAGGCCAGCCTGCAGCCGCTGTCGGCGCAGGACATGCGCCTGCTGATGGTGCGCGCGCGCGCCGCCAAGGAAGCCCTGTCGGAAGCGGACAGCACCGTGATCGACGCAGTGCTCGACTCCGGCGAGATCGTCCACCTGACGCTGACCGACGAGACCTTCGAGAAGATCACCGCCAATCTGGTGCAGAAGACACTGGCACCGGTGCGCAAGGCGCTGCGCGACGCCGGCGTGACGCCCGACGACGTCAAGGGCGTGGTGCTGGTCGGTGGCGCCACGCGCATGCCGTCGATCCGCAAGGCGGTCGGCGACTACTTCGGCCAGACCCCGCTGACCAATCTCGACCCCGACCGCGTGGTGGCGCTGGGCGCCGCGATGCAGGCCAACCTGCTGGCCGGCAACCATGCGCCGGGCGAAGACTGGCTGCTGCTCGACGTGATCCCGCTGTCGCTGGGCGTCGAGACCATGGGCGGGCTGGTCGAGAAGATCATCCCGCGCAACAGCACCATCCCGGTGGCGCGTGCGCAGGAGTTCACCACCTTCAAGGACGGCCAGACTGCGATGGCGATCCACGTGCTGCAGGGCGAGCGCGAGCTGGCCAGTGACTGCCGCTCGCTGGCGCGCTTCGAGCTGCGCGGCATCCCGCCGATGGTGGCTGGCGCGGCGCGCATCCGCGTGACCTACCAGGTCGACGCCGACGGCCTGCTGTCGGTGACCGCGCGCGAGACGCATTCGGGCGTGGAAGCCTCGGTGACGGTCAAGCCGTCGTACGGGCTGGCCGACGACGATATCGCGCGCATGCTGCAGGACAGCTTCCGCGAAGCCGAGCACGACATGAAGAGCCGTGCGCTGGCCGAGGAACGTGTCGAGGCCGACCGCCTGGTCGAGGCCACCGAGCGTGCGCTGCAGACCGATGGCGACTTGCTGTCGGCCGAGGAGCGCGCACAGGTCGAAGCGCTGATCGCCGGCGTGCGCGAGATCGCCAGGGGTGAAGATCACCTGGCGATCCGCGCCACGGTGGAAAAACTGTCGCACGGCACCGATGAATTCGCCGCCCGCCGCATGGACCGCTCGATCAAGAGCGCGCTGGCCGGGCGCAAGGTACAGGAACTGGGCTGA
- the fdx gene encoding ISC system 2Fe-2S type ferredoxin — MPQIIVLPHVEYCPEGKVIEAEKGVSVLDSLLSHGIELEHACEKSCACTTCHVIVREGFDSLNEAEEKEEDLLDKAWGLEPNSRLSCQAIVDEEDLTVEIPKYTINHAKEGH, encoded by the coding sequence ATGCCACAGATCATTGTTTTGCCCCACGTCGAATACTGCCCGGAAGGGAAGGTGATCGAAGCCGAGAAGGGCGTCAGCGTCCTCGACTCGCTGCTTTCCCACGGTATCGAGCTCGAGCACGCGTGCGAGAAATCCTGTGCCTGCACCACTTGCCACGTGATCGTGCGCGAAGGCTTCGATTCGCTCAACGAGGCCGAGGAGAAGGAAGAGGACCTGCTCGACAAGGCCTGGGGCCTGGAGCCGAATTCGCGCCTGTCTTGCCAGGCCATCGTCGACGAGGAAGACCTGACCGTCGAGATTCCCAAGTACACCATCAACCACGCCAAGGAAGGCCACTGA
- the iscX gene encoding Fe-S cluster assembly protein IscX → MKWTDTYDIAAALYDKYPDVDPAGVRFTDLRSWVLELDGFADDPARSGEKILEAIQQAWIQEAE, encoded by the coding sequence ATGAAGTGGACCGATACCTACGATATCGCCGCCGCGCTGTACGACAAGTATCCTGACGTCGACCCGGCCGGCGTGCGCTTTACCGACCTGCGCAGCTGGGTGCTGGAGCTCGACGGCTTCGCCGACGATCCGGCGCGTTCGGGCGAGAAGATCCTGGAGGCGATCCAGCAAGCTTGGATCCAGGAAGCGGAATAA
- a CDS encoding glycine zipper 2TM domain-containing protein, translated as MQSQATSHDHTPTPLQPLPPLRRLHPLIGAAAVAVVIASLTAVAAVTGVLPLGKADPDLHAPQSQQAAQAPQGPLPVTTQTAPPPGSTTRPPVYDDGQPAQSRQNATSSQPTQAAPRTAPARQAAQRDSEPRASQSAATERPAAKGSPYAGRIVAVTPIETQKPNTSGLGALGGAVVGGLLGNQVGKGNGRIVGTVVGAVGGGVAGNQIEKAVSKDTHYQVRVRMDDGSHRTFTYEQDPAVQVGERVHMENGALVRG; from the coding sequence ATGCAGAGCCAAGCCACTTCGCACGACCACACCCCCACACCGCTGCAGCCGCTGCCGCCGCTGCGCCGGCTGCATCCGCTGATCGGCGCGGCAGCCGTGGCCGTGGTCATTGCCAGCCTGACCGCCGTCGCCGCCGTCACCGGCGTGCTGCCGCTCGGCAAGGCCGACCCTGATCTGCACGCACCGCAAAGCCAGCAAGCTGCACAGGCGCCGCAAGGGCCTTTGCCGGTCACCACGCAGACCGCCCCGCCGCCAGGCAGTACTACGCGTCCGCCTGTCTACGACGACGGCCAGCCCGCGCAATCGCGCCAGAACGCCACTTCCTCGCAGCCGACGCAAGCGGCACCGCGCACCGCTCCCGCGCGCCAGGCCGCCCAGCGCGATAGCGAGCCCCGCGCCAGCCAGAGCGCCGCCACCGAGCGCCCGGCCGCCAAGGGCAGCCCATATGCCGGCCGCATCGTCGCCGTCACGCCGATAGAGACCCAGAAGCCCAACACCAGCGGCCTGGGCGCGCTCGGCGGCGCCGTGGTGGGCGGGCTGCTGGGCAACCAGGTGGGCAAGGGCAATGGCCGCATCGTCGGCACGGTTGTCGGTGCGGTGGGCGGCGGCGTCGCAGGCAACCAGATCGAAAAGGCCGTGAGCAAGGACACCCACTATCAGGTGCGCGTCCGCATGGATGACGGCAGCCACCGCACCTTCACGTATGAGCAGGACCCCGCGGTGCAGGTCGGCGAGCGCGTGCACATGGAAAACGGTGCGCTGGTGCGAGGCTGA